A window of the Thermodesulfovibrionia bacterium genome harbors these coding sequences:
- a CDS encoding glucose-1-phosphate adenylyltransferase, protein MAHPKILAIIMAGGRGNRLFPLTFERSKPSVPFGGSYRIIDFVLSNMINSKIFSNYLLVQYKSQSLIEHVRANWVLSSVIQEHFVTVVPPQMRLGPDWFLGTADAVFQNLNLIRLHKPEMVAVFGADHIYRMNIRQMIDFHMEHDAEVSVAARPVPIAEGSQFGIIAADPDGRIRSFDEKPANPAPIPGDPNNAYCSMGNYIFNTDTLIEALRETHQKKEYDFGSHVLPNLLNNNAKLFAYDFAGNVIPGTKPYEEKGYWRDVGTIKSFWDAHQDMLGEEPVFEIQNDLWPIHPSRSALPAAKILAGNITNSLIAEGTVVKNAKIINSVIRRGAIIEDGVEVRDSIIMDHVVLKKGCRLNKVIVDSYNIIEEDVHIGIGSKKPYWRAYTDPSGITVIGSEKRTAIL, encoded by the coding sequence ATGGCGCATCCGAAAATTCTTGCGATAATCATGGCAGGAGGAAGAGGCAACAGGCTCTTCCCCCTCACATTTGAGCGTTCCAAACCGTCCGTGCCCTTCGGAGGCAGCTACAGGATAATCGACTTTGTCCTGAGCAATATGATCAATTCAAAGATCTTTTCCAACTATCTCCTTGTCCAGTACAAGTCTCAGTCGCTCATCGAACACGTAAGGGCAAACTGGGTTCTCTCTTCCGTCATACAGGAACACTTCGTCACAGTCGTCCCTCCCCAGATGAGGCTCGGCCCTGACTGGTTTCTCGGTACTGCAGACGCTGTATTTCAGAACCTGAACCTCATACGCCTTCATAAACCTGAAATGGTCGCGGTCTTCGGAGCTGACCACATATACCGCATGAACATAAGGCAGATGATCGATTTTCATATGGAACATGATGCAGAGGTCTCAGTGGCAGCCAGGCCTGTGCCCATAGCAGAGGGAAGCCAGTTCGGCATTATCGCCGCCGACCCTGACGGAAGGATAAGAAGTTTTGATGAAAAACCGGCAAACCCCGCGCCCATACCCGGCGACCCCAACAATGCATACTGCTCAATGGGCAATTATATCTTCAATACAGATACGCTCATCGAGGCATTGAGAGAGACGCATCAAAAGAAGGAATATGACTTTGGTTCGCATGTGCTGCCTAACCTTCTTAATAACAATGCAAAGCTCTTTGCATATGATTTTGCCGGCAATGTAATTCCCGGGACAAAGCCTTATGAAGAAAAGGGCTACTGGAGGGATGTCGGCACAATCAAATCCTTCTGGGACGCGCATCAGGATATGCTCGGAGAAGAACCGGTCTTTGAGATACAGAACGACCTTTGGCCCATACATCCCTCAAGAAGCGCTCTGCCTGCCGCAAAGATACTGGCTGGGAATATCACCAACAGCCTCATCGCCGAAGGCACTGTTGTGAAGAATGCCAAGATAATAAATTCCGTCATCAGACGCGGCGCTATCATTGAAGACGGCGTAGAGGTGAGGGATTCCATAATCATGGATCACGTTGTGCTCAAGAAAGGATGCAGACTGAACAAGGTGATAGTTGATTCATACAATATTATCGAAGAAGATGTGCATATCGGCATCGGAAGTAAAAAACCATACTGGAGAGCATACACCGACCCTTCCGGGATCACTGTGATAGGAAGCGAAAAACGGACTGCGATACTATGA
- the malQ gene encoding 4-alpha-glucanotransferase codes for MRRGSGILLHVTSLPSAYGIGDLGPAAYLFADFLAEAGQSCWQILPLTPICPAYGNSPYSSFSAFAGNHLLISPELMARDGFLAEHEIQNPPAFPKGRVDYQKVTEYKDAIFSLAFEKNKDRLSHHHDFQNFCRENSDWLEDYSLFISIKKEYDGIDWSKWPEELRDRNEDALSEWAGRSGDMILKLKFLQYLFFRQWQSLKDHCECRGIKILGDIPIYVNYDSSDVWANPGIFILDEEKKPSLVAGVPPDYFSETGQLWGHPLYNWDALKESGYSWWIKRIEHNMKLLHLFRLDHFRGFVGYWAVKAGEKTAVNGRWIAAPAEDFFNTLLKHFPQLPIIAEDLGIITPDVTEIMKKFGFPGMKVLLFAFGQDIATNPYAPHNHTKNCVAYTGTHDNNTIKGWFKNEVDAEGKQRISDYIGHKASSRTIHSDFIRLAMMSVADTVIIPMQDILGLGEKDRMNIPGITTGNWEWRLSEEAIEPLLIKKLKYMTKLYGRSSV; via the coding sequence ATGAGACGCGGCAGCGGCATCCTTCTTCATGTCACATCCCTCCCTTCAGCCTATGGCATAGGAGACCTCGGGCCGGCTGCTTATTTATTCGCTGATTTTCTTGCGGAGGCAGGGCAGAGCTGCTGGCAGATACTCCCTCTGACCCCGATATGCCCGGCATACGGAAATTCTCCTTACAGCAGCTTTTCCGCATTTGCAGGAAATCATCTTCTGATAAGCCCGGAACTCATGGCAAGGGACGGCTTTCTCGCTGAGCATGAAATTCAGAATCCTCCGGCATTTCCCAAAGGCAGGGTGGATTATCAGAAAGTTACTGAATATAAAGATGCTATATTCAGCCTGGCTTTTGAAAAAAACAAAGACAGACTTTCCCATCATCATGATTTCCAGAACTTCTGCAGAGAGAACTCGGACTGGCTTGAGGATTATAGCCTCTTCATTTCGATAAAAAAAGAGTACGACGGCATCGACTGGAGTAAATGGCCTGAGGAGTTGAGGGACAGAAATGAAGATGCTTTAAGCGAATGGGCCGGAAGGTCAGGCGACATGATATTGAAGTTGAAATTTCTGCAGTATCTCTTCTTCAGACAGTGGCAGTCTCTGAAGGATCACTGCGAATGCAGAGGCATAAAGATATTGGGGGACATCCCAATCTATGTAAATTATGACAGCTCTGATGTATGGGCAAACCCCGGGATATTCATACTGGATGAAGAGAAGAAACCTTCACTTGTAGCGGGCGTGCCTCCTGACTACTTCAGCGAGACAGGACAGTTATGGGGACATCCGCTTTATAACTGGGACGCGCTTAAAGAGAGCGGATACTCATGGTGGATAAAAAGGATAGAGCATAATATGAAGCTTCTTCACCTCTTCAGGCTTGACCACTTCAGGGGATTTGTCGGCTACTGGGCGGTTAAAGCAGGCGAGAAGACCGCTGTGAACGGAAGATGGATCGCAGCGCCTGCTGAAGATTTCTTTAACACGCTTTTAAAACATTTTCCGCAATTACCCATTATTGCCGAAGACCTTGGGATCATCACCCCTGATGTGACAGAGATCATGAAGAAGTTCGGATTCCCGGGCATGAAAGTGCTTCTCTTTGCATTTGGGCAAGACATAGCAACCAACCCTTACGCCCCGCATAATCATACAAAAAACTGCGTGGCCTACACCGGCACCCATGACAACAACACTATCAAAGGCTGGTTCAAAAATGAGGTTGATGCTGAAGGGAAACAAAGAATCTCAGATTATATCGGGCATAAGGCATCATCAAGAACTATCCATAGCGACTTCATCAGGCTTGCCATGATGTCTGTCGCAGACACAGTTATCATCCCGATGCAGGATATTCTCGGCCTCGGGGAGAAAGATAGGATGAACATACCGGGAATTACCACAGGCAACTGGGAATGGAGGCTTTCAGAAGAAGCGATAGAACCTTTACTGATAAAAAAACTTAAGTACATGACAAAGCTGTATGGAAGGTCATCTGTATGA
- a CDS encoding PAS domain-containing protein, whose protein sequence is MKMEKSFEQMILDWEDSFGNMVTIHDNNYNIIAANSSAKKLLKTSSAEILKKKCYENYHGSNTPPKECPSCDCLKSGKPSIVEIFEPHLNMHLEIKALPLFNSDNSTKGVIHIVKDITIHKKMENEILYRMKELEAFYDMAINRELKMAELKMENEKLRNNN, encoded by the coding sequence ATGAAGATGGAAAAATCATTTGAGCAGATGATCCTTGACTGGGAAGACTCTTTCGGCAACATGGTCACCATACACGACAATAACTACAATATTATCGCAGCCAACAGCTCAGCTAAAAAACTGCTTAAAACATCTTCAGCTGAGATCTTAAAGAAAAAATGCTATGAGAATTACCACGGGAGTAATACCCCGCCAAAAGAATGCCCAAGTTGCGATTGCCTTAAAAGCGGCAAGCCTTCTATCGTAGAAATATTTGAACCACACCTTAATATGCATCTGGAGATCAAGGCATTGCCGCTATTCAACAGTGACAATTCCACAAAAGGTGTGATACACATTGTGAAAGACATTACAATACATAAGAAGATGGAAAATGAGATCCTGTACAGAATGAAGGAACTTGAAGCATTTTATGATATGGCTATCAACAGGGAATTAAAGATGGCTGAACTTAAGATGGAGAATGAGAAATTAAGAAACAATAACTGA